The genomic interval TCAAATCAGCCGGACAAGGCAAAAAACCTGATTCTCGGCGAAGTACGCAATACGCAGGATGCGTTGTTCAAGGCGATAGATAGGCTGTTGAACTATCAGAAAAGCGTGACCAGCGCCACGGCTGACGACTCAGAATCACAAGCCAATCATGCCGGCCTGCTGATGCTGTCATTGGCGATATTGATTACCCTCGCCGGCAGCGTGATTGCCTGGATGATCACCCGCCTCATCACCAGGCTACTGGGCGGAGAACCGGTTTATGCCTCTCACATCGCCCAGCTGGTGGCGCAAGGCAATCTGTCCGTCAATGTCAAACTGAAAGCCAATGATCGCCATAGCCTGTTGGCCATGATGCGCGCCATGTGCGACAGCCTCAGCCATATCGTCAGCCAGGTGCGCAAAAGCAGCGAATCCATCGCCGCCGGCTCACAGCAGATCGCTATCGGCAGTACCGACCTCAGCCAACGTACCGAAGAGCAAGCCGCCAGCCTGCAGCAAACCGCCGCATCCATGGAACAGATCAGTCAAGCCATTCGCCAAAACGGCGATACCGTGCGTCAGGCGGTGCAACTCACCACCTCCGCCAGCGATACGGCCGCCAAAGGCAGCGAGGTGGTAAGTCATGTCATCCTCACCATGAATGATATTGCCGCCAGTTCCAGCAAAATCGGCGATATCATCAGCGTCATTGACGGCATCGCGTTCCAAACCAATATTCTGGCGCTGAATGCGGCAGTTGAGGCTGCCCGCGCCGGCGAACAGGGCCGCGGTTTCGCCGTCGTGGCCGGCGAAGTGCGTTCGCTGGCGCAACGTTCAGCCTCAGCCGCCAAAGAAATTAAAGAGCTGATCACTGCAAGCATGGATAAGGTGAAAAGCGGTTCACAACTGGTTGATCACGCAGGTATTACGATGGGAGAGATCGTGACGCAGGCACGCCATGTCGCCGATTTGATCAATGAAATCGGCCTGACGACACAAGAGCAAGAGTCCGGTATCAGCCAAATCCATCAGGCCATCAGCCAATTGGATACTGTCACCCAGCAGAATGCCACGCTGGTCGAGCAATCCGCCAACGCCGCAGGGAGCTTGAGCGCGCAGGCGAGCCATCTGGTGGAATTGATGCATATGTTCGTGATTGAGGTTCCCCAACATAGCAACACCGCCCAGAGCGCACTGGCGACATCCCGCAGTTTGCACCCGGCTCTTGCTGGAAGTGGCAATGAAGGGTGGGAGCGATTTTAATTGCAAGCACAGGCTCACCACAGCCATGCGCTAAGAAGCCGAATAAGCGCGGATTAAATAATTAATATTTTTCATATAGATAAACCTGCTGGCGAACGATTCCCGGCAGGTTAAAAAAAGTGTGCCTCCGTTAGACAAACCATAATTCTCCTTTCATAGTTAAAACGTCAGCTTAAAAAAAAACCACAAGGATGACAGCACCTGCCCCTTCGGCATCCATCAGGATGGCACCATGAGCTGAGCCTCATACACACGTTCCATCGCCGCCGTGATTCTCAGCGATGGCCCAACACCAGTCCGGACGCTGATCTGATAGGCGTCATTAGCCGTGTGGCTGTGCACTTTTTTATCATCCGCGAGATTCGCTGTTATCGGCATGAACTTCAGCGCTTCGGCCCTTACACCGATAACGGTGTCGGGCTGCTGTTACCTGAACGACCATATCGATGGACGATCCCCGCAGTATGCATAAACGTTCACAGCAAGAAGCTGGGGGTATCAAGTCAGTCCCTGTGGGTGCTCTGATCTCCCTGTTGTTCTGGTTTAGCCATTGCGGCACACCGGTGCGCGCAGATGATGACACTGGCAGGGGATATTATGAAAAGAATCAGCAAGATGAAGTTAAGTACCATGCTCGGCTCTAGCTTTGCGATCGTGATTTTGATCGGCTTTCTGGTGGCGGGCTTTGGCCGCATACAGCTTTGGCAACTTAGCGGCAACATCAATGAACTCGCTGAAAATCGGGTTCCTAAACTGTTGATGATGCAGTCTTATCAAAGCAACATCATGGTTGTTTCCAATGCTGCGCGGGATTTGGTGTTGTCCTCCGATCCCGCCCAGATGCAAATAGAAAAACAGCGTATTGACGACGCCGTCGCAAAAAGTACGGCGTTGCTCAAACGCTTTGACGAATTAACCGTATCGCCTGCCGCCAGGGCGCTATTGAAAAAGCTGGAAGAAGCCCGGCCAGACGCCATCACCGCACTGAAAAAAGTCATTGAATTCGGCCTGGCCAACCGTGATGGGGAGGCCATACATGTCATTCTCAACGAATTCCAGCCAGCGCAGACAAAACTGCTGCAAGCCATCGACAACATCATCAATTACCAAAAAGACAGCACTAACGATTTATCTGTTAATTCAGAGCAACTCGCGAATGACTCCGGCAACCTCATGTTTATGCTGACCCTCATGGCATTGGTGCTCGGCAGCGTCATCGCCTGGCTCATTACACGTCAGGTCAAAGGAAAACTGGGGGGTGAACCGTCGGAGGCCGTCTATATCGCCCAACAAATCGCGCAAGGCAATCTGGCGATCAGCATTCCTTTGCGAAAAAACGACGACAGTAGCCTATTGGCCGCGATTGAAGTGATGCGTAAGCACCTGTGTCATATCGTCGATCAAGTACGTCAAAGTAGCGACTCCATTGCCACCGGCACCAATGAAATTGCCAGCGGCACCAGCGATCTCAGCCAGCGCACGGAAGAACAAGCCGCCAGCCTGCAACAAACCGCCGCGTCCATGGAGCAAATCAGTAATGCCGTTAACCACAATGTGGAAATCGTCAAACATGTCACTGATCTGGCAAACAACGCCACCGCCACAGCCCAGAAGGGCAACGAAGTGTTTAGTGGTGTAGTTTCCATGATGAATAACATCAGCGGCAGCTCGCAAAAAATCGTCGATATTATCCAGTTGATCGACACCATCGCATTTCAGACCAACATTCTGGCATTGAACGCCGGCGTCGAGGCGGCGCGGGCCGGTGAAGAAGGTAAAGGCTTCGCCGTCGTCGCCAGCGAAGTCCGCTCGCTGGCACAGCACTCCGCCAACGCCGCGCACGACATCAAAACGTTGATCACAACCAGCGTGCAACAAATTGAAGCGGGAACGGAATTGGTTTCCCACGCCGGCATCACGATGAGTGAAATTTTGGATCAAAGTCGGCAGGTGGCGGAGCTCATCAACGAAATCAGCCTCTCTACCCGAGAACAGCAACTGGGTATTTCACAAATCAACCTCGCTGTCGCTCAGCTCGATCAAGTGACTCATCAGAACGCCGCACTGGTGCAAGAATCCGCCACCGCAACGGAGAACCTGAGCCATCAAGCCACGCATCTGGTGGATTTAATCAAAATCTTTGTGGTGGAAGAGGTGATCTCCCGCAAGCGGCTGGAGATGGCGAATGCCGACGACGTTACTTCGGCCGTCAACCACCGGGCGCTGATACACTGACGCGGTAGCGGCTCCGGGCTTTGCAGGACGGGTGATGCCAGAATCATCATGTTGCGGAGCGCAGGATAATAACGACCGCCGAGGAAATCAGCCCGGCAGCCATTCGCCGGGTGTTATTCCCTGATGACGGTTTATATCCCGCCGTCATCAGGGGACAGGTCTTACAGCGCGCGCCGCAGGCGGGCTACGGCTTCATGCATCTGCTCTTGTGTCGCGGTCGCGAAAGAGAGGCGCAGCGTTGAGCGATCTGGATGGTCGGCGAAGAAGAATTCACCGGGCACGAATACCACGCCTTGTTCCAGCGTCTTCTGCAACCAAGCGGTGGTATCGAACGGTTGACGGAAACGCGCCCACAGGAACATCCCGCCTTCCGGCTGGTTGAATTCGATGACATCCCCCAGCTCACTGGCCATCAGTTCGGACAGCAGTTCGCCTTTCTGGCGGTAAGCCTCACGAATCTTGTCAATCTGCGCCGGCAGACGCCCGGTTCCCAGATAGTATTCCACGATAGTCTGAGACAGCGAGCTGGCGTGCAGGTCGGCGGCCTGTTTGATGATCGCCACTTTGTGCAGCAGCCAGTCGGGCAGAATCGCCCAGCCCAGACGCAGCCCCGGCGCCAGAATCTTGGAGAACGACGAGGTATACACCACGCGATCGGCATGGCCAGCCTCTTGCGCCAGCTGGTAAATCGTCGTTTGGCGCGTCTCGGTAAAGCGCAGTTCGCCATACGGATCGTCTTCAATGATCAGAAAACCGTGGCGTACCGCCAGTTCCAGCAGTTGACGACGGCGGGCTTCGCTCAGCGTCACACCGCTCGGATTGCCGAAATTCGGCACCAGATACACGCCTTTGATGCGCGTGGTTTCCAGCAGCGCGGCCAGTTCGTCCACCACCATGCCGTACTCGTCGGATCCGACCGACATCACCTGCGCTTCGGCCAGCTCCAGCGTTTGCAGCGCCGCCAGATAGGTCGGGCGCTCCACCACAAAAATATCCTGCGGGTTGGCGGTCGCGCGCATCACCAGATCCAGCGCCTGCTGGGAACCGGCGGTCACGACAATCTCTTCCGCGTGGGTCTTGATGCCGCGTAACGCGCACAGTTCGGCGATACGCTCACGCAATACCGGGCTGCCCTCGGTCAGGCCATATTGGAACGCCGATGACGGCTGTTCGGTAATCGCCCGTTGGGTCGCTTCGTTAAGCCCCTGGAAATCAAATAACGCTTCAGAAGGAATGCCGCCCGCCAACGAAATCACGCCGTCCATTTTGCTGTGCTTCAGCAATTCACGAATTGCGGAGCTTTTCAGGCGCGCCATACGCTGCGCCAGTAACCCATCCGTTGACATGTTGAGTCTCACTTAATTGTTTGCAAGAAATGATGACATTAAGCGGGCCGGAGAATACCGGCTCGGGGAGATTCTAACCGCCAAGATAGGCGGAACGCACGGCTTCATTCGCTAATAATGCCGCACCGGTATCTTCTAGTACCACATGGCCGTTTTCCAGCACATAACCCCGATCAGCCAGACGAAGTGCCTGGTTAGCGTTCTGCTCCACCAGGAAGATAGTCATGCCTTCTGCGCGCAACCGCTGGATGGTGTCGAAGATCTGCTGGATGATGATCGGCGCCAGGCCGAGCGACGGTTCATCCAGCAACAGCAGACGCGGCTGGCTCATCAATGCCCGGCCGATGGCGAGCATCTGTTGTTCACCGCCGGACATGGTGCCCGCCCGCTGAGTACGGCGTTCAAACAGTCGCGGGAACAGCTCGTACACCCGTGCGATACGCTGCTGATACAGCTCGCGCTTGACGAAAAAACCGCCCATCGACAGATTCTCTTCCACCGTCATGCGGGAAAATACGCGGCGACCTTCCGGCACGATGGCGATGGCTTCACGCATGATGCGCGCCGTCGGCCAGCCGGTGATGTCCTTCCCATCAAACACGATGGAACCTGCGGACGCACGCGGTTCGCCGCACAGCGTACCCAGCAGTGTGGTTTTGCCCGCGCCGTTGGCGCCGATCAGCGTCACGATCTCGCCCTGGTTGATATGCAGGCTAACCTGATGCAGCGCCTGGATTTTACCGTAGTGCGCGGAAACCTGATTAAATGACAGCATAGTTCTTATCCTTCACCCAGATACGCGCGGATCACATCCGGGTTGTTGCGAATGTCGGCGGGCGTACCGTTGGCCAGCGGCGTCCCTTGATTCACCACGTAAATCCGATCGGAAATACCCATCACCAATTTCATGTCGTGTTCGATCAGCAGCACCGAAACTTGGTGGTTACTGCGCAGGTCGACAATCAGTTCGTCCAGTTCTTCCGTCTCTTTCGGGTTGAGGCCCGCGGCGGGTTCGTCCAGCATCAGCAACTCCGGCCGAGTCACCATGCAGCGGACGATCTCCAGCCGACGTTGCTGACCGTATGCCAGATTGCCCGCCTGACGATTCGCCAACTCCAGCAATCCCACGCGCTCCAGCCAAATAGCCGCGCGCTGACGGGCATCCGCTTCTGCACGACGGAACGACGGCGTTTTCAGCAGACCAGAGAACACCCCGCTTTTGAGGTGCTGATGTTGCGCCACCAGCAGGTTTTCGATCACCGTCATCTCGCGGAACAGACGCACATGTTGAAAAGTGCGCACCACGCCCATTCGGGCAATCTGCTGCCCCGGCAACCCTTCCAGGTGGCGGTCGCGCAACACAATAGTGCCGCCCGTTGGACGGTAAAACCCGGTCAGGCAGTTGAACACCGTCGTCTTCCCCGCCCCGTTGGGGCCGATCAGCGAAACGATTTCACCCTGATGCAGATCCAGTTCGACATTGTTGACGGCCAGCAGGCCGCCGAAGCGCATCATCAGGCCTCTGACCGATAATAATGGCTGCGTACTCATGCCTGCCCTTCCTTCTTCTCAATCTGCAGCTTCATCTGCGGACGTTTCATCGGCAGCAGCCCCTGAGGACGCCAGATCATCATCAGTACCATCAACGCTCCCAGCAACAACATGCTGTATTCGTTCAGGTCACGCATCAGCTCACGGGACACCACCAGCAAAACCGCCGCCAGAATGACGGCGAACTGCGAGCCCATCCCGCCCAATACCACAATCGCCAGCACAAAGGCTGACTCGACGAAGGTGAAGGATTCCGGGCTGACAAACCCCTGACGGGCCGCGAACAGCGTGCCGGCGAAACCGGCGAACGCCGCGCTGATGGTGAACGCCGTCAATTTGATTTTGGTCGGGCTCAGGCCCAGTGAACGACAGGCGATTTCATCTTCGCGCAGCGCTTCCCACGCCCTGCCCAGCGGCATACGCAGCAACCGATTGATAATAAACAGCGTCAACAGCACCAGTAGCAGTGCCACCATATAGAGGAAAATAATGCGGTCGCTGGGATCGTAAGTCAGCCCGAAAAAGTGGTGGAAGGTATCCCAACCGCCTTCACGCGACGCACGGTTGAACTCCAGTCCGAACAACGTGGGCTTGGGGATTTGGCTGATACCGTTCGGCCCGCCAGTGAAACCGGTGTTGTTCAACAACAAGATACGTACAATTTCACCGAACCCCAGCGTGACGATCGCCAGATAGTCGCCGCGTAGCCTGAGTACCGGGAACCCCAGCAGGAAACCGGACAGCGCCGCCGTCAGCCCCGCCAGCGGCAAACATTGCCAGAACCCCAGACCGTAGTAGTGGCTCAGCAAGGCATAGGTGTAGGCGCCGATGGCATAAAAACCGCCGTAACCCAGCACCAGCAAGCCAGACAACCCGACCACTACGTTCAACCCCAGACCCAGCATGACGTAAATCAGCGTCAGAGTAGCGATATCCACCGTGCCGCGAGAAACTAAAAACGGCCACATGATCGCGGCGGCAATCAACGCCAACGCCAACAGTTTTTGACGCGGCGTACTGCCGTCAAAACTCGGCAGCACCAGATTGCCGGCGCCGGCTATTTTTCTCGTACCCCGTTGCAACAACGGACGCAACAGCTGGAACAGAAAGACCACCGCGCAAGCCGCGCCAATCCAATACCAACGCACCGTCTCCGCGCCATGCACCACCAGCCGTGTGCCATCCAAACTGAGCTGCATGCCCATAACGAACGCCGCCAGCACCAGCAGTATCAGCGCCGATACCACGGCATTAATCAACACATAAGGCTTCATACCTTCTCCACCTCCGGACGCCCGAGAATACCGGTGGGCATCACCAGCAGAACGACAATCAACAACGCGAAAGACACCACGTCCTTGTATTCGGTGCTGAGATAGGCCGAGGTCAGCGCCTCGGTGATACCCAGCACCAGGCCGCCGATCATCGCGCCGGGAATACTGCCGATACCGCCCAGCACTGCGGCGGTGAACGCCTTCATCCCGGCCATAAATCCGATATAGGGGTTAATCACGCCATAGAACTGGCCCAGCAGCACGCCGGCCACCGCCGCCATCGTCGCGCCGATGATGAACGTCAGCGAAATCACGCGGTCGGTGCTGATGCCAAGCAGGCTGGTCATTTTCAGATCTTCCGAACAGGCGCGACAGGCGCGGCCCATGCGGGAATAACGAATAAACAGGGTCAATGCCAGCATTGCCAGAAACGTCACCACCCAGATAGTCAACTGCATGGTGGTGATGGTCGCGGCGAAACCATTGCTTTCACCTAACACCCACTGGCCCTGGATCAGGCTGGGCAGCGCGACATCACGAGAACCTTGCGTCAGGCTGACGTAGTTCTGCAGGAAAATCGACATACCGATGGCGGAAATCAAGGCGATCAACCGTTTGGAGTCGCGCACCGGTTTGTAGGCCACACGTTCAATGCTCCAGCCGTAGGCGCTGGAAATCACAACCGCGGCGATAAAGGCTGTGCCAATCAGCAACCAGCTGGTATCGATGCCCATCATCATCAATGCGGCAATCACGATGAAAGAGACGTAGCTGCCGATCATGTAAACCTCGCCGTGAGCGAAGTTGATCATGCCGATAATGCCGTAAACCATGGTGTAGCCAATGGCGATCAGCGCATAAGTGCTGCCCAACGTCAGACCGTTGAACATCTGCTGAAGGAAATAGAGGAACTGCTCGGACATACCTTAACCTTAGACATTGCCCCCGCAGCCTGACGGCTGAGGGGGCACGGTATTTTGGGAGTAATACGGGTTCGAACGGTTACTTCGCGTTAGAGGAAGTGCCGTCTGCGTGCCACTCGAATACGCCAAACTCAAACCCTTTCAGGTCGCCTTTTTCGTCCCAGCTCAACGGGCCCATTACCGTATCCACGGACTTGGCTTTCAGATCCGCCACCAGTTTGGCCGGTTCCGCCCCGCCGGTACGCTGCATCGCCGTGGTCAGCGACTGCAGTGCGGCATAGGTAGTCCAGATGAATGGGCCGGTCGGATCCAGTTTTTTGGCTTTCAGCGCATCGACGATCGGCTGGTTGGCCGGCACCTGGTCATAACGCTTCGGCAACGTCACCAGCATGCCTTCGGACGCAGCGCCCGCGATGTTGGACAGTGAAGAGTTGCCCACACCTTCCGGCCCCATGAATTTAGTCGTCAATCCGGCAGCGCGCGCCTGACGCAGAATCTGCCCCATTTCCGGGTAATAGCCGCCGAAGTAAACGAAATCCACGTTCTCTTTCTTCAGACGCGCCACCAGCGTGGAGAAATCTTTGTCACCCGCCGTCACACCTTCAAACAGTACGATGTTCGCGTTGGCTTTTTTCAGGTTGTCCTGAACTGCACGGGCCAGACCTTCACCATACTGCTGCTTATCGTGCACTACGGCGATACGCTGCGGTTTAACCTTCTCCAGAATGTATTTTGCGGCAGTCGGCCCCTGATCGGAATCCAGGCCGGTGGTACGCATAATCAGCTTGTAGCCACGGGTGGTCAGGTCCGGCGCGGTCGCGGCCGGTGTAATCATGATCACGCCTTCATCTTCATAGATGTCGGACGCTGGCTGTGTGGAAGAAGAACACAAGTGGCCGATAACGTACTTGATGCCATCGTTGATCACCTTGTTGGCAACGGCGACCGCCTGTTTCGGGTCGCAGGCATCGTCATACTCGACGCCCACCAGTTTGTTGCCGTTTACGCCCCCTTTGGCATTGATATCAGCGATTGCCTGACGGGCGCCGGTGAACTCCATATCGCCGTATTGCGCGACCGGGCCGGACATGGCGCCGACAATCGCAACCTTGATATCGGCGGCGTTCACTACGTGGCTCATCGCCGCGACCAGACACCCCATCAACAACACTTTACCTTTGCTTAATTTCATCCGTTTTACCCCATCTGTCATTTCGGAGATTGCTATAATTATTGGCGCTAACCGTGATTACTTGCTCTTTTTCTTAAGTAATAACGAGTTAGGCTCTGTTATAAGCAATAGTTTGTAATAAGACTTTATTATTCATGATATTAAACAGGAGTTTTATGCTGCAAATCAACTGAGTTTCTCAGAAAAACACGGTGTAAACAGCATAAAATATCAGTCCTAAATGCCAGTATTTTTTTCATTTATGGTCAATTATTCTGCTTTTTACGTTGGCTAATGATCGATTACTCGAAAGATCGGTGGCGGAAAAAACATTTCCCCTGACAGCCGTAAGGGAAAAATTACACAACGCTTTTACTACAAGCTCGCTACAATATTCTTAAGGTTAATGAGGGCACAACGTATGAAACTCACGGTGGAACGCATCACAAAAATCAGCGCGCAGGATCGACACGACCTGTCTTTCATTTGGCCGCATCAGGATTTCGACATACTGGAAAAAGACCTGAACGATGATCACCGTTTGTTCGCCGCTCGCTTTAACGGCCACCTACTGGCAGGCGTCATCGTCGAAATCGATAGCAACAGCAGTTGCGCCGAATTGACCGATATGCAGGTCAGAACCTCAACCCGTCGTCATGGCGTGGGCAAGTATCTGATAGAGGAAGTCTTGCGCGCCTGTCCCGACGTCAAGGAATGGTGGCTGGATGCAGCGGATCACGCGCTGGTCAGCGAAGATGTTATGGATAAATTCATGCATTCATGCGGTTTTTACGCAGTTTCCGGCGGCTGGGAATACATTGTCAAAACGCCACAACCTGATGATGGCGCATAAAAAAACGGCCGGAAATTCCGGCCGTTAGTTTACGGATACTCGCTGTCGGGCGATCGGTTACGCCTCGATTGCCGCGCGTAATTTCTTCATGGCGTTTTTCTCAAGCTGACGGACACGTTCCGCCGACACACCGTAATAGTCCGCCAGTTCCTGCAACGTAGACTTGTTGTCGTCATCCAGCCAACGGGCGCGAATGATATGCTGGCTACGTTC from Musicola paradisiaca NCPPB 2511 carries:
- a CDS encoding methyl-accepting chemotaxis protein, giving the protein MRFFKEMKLSFMLGTGFAMVIAIGFLVAIYGQIQLKQLSTHIQTLSKERLTELQLIQEYKDNMNITARVIRNIALLTDQQQMLIEKQRIDTIIPRNSDLLVLLRKTSTTAEQNSLLDQLEQKRPAYLDAIGKTIEFGLSNQPDKAKNLILGEVRNTQDALFKAIDRLLNYQKSVTSATADDSESQANHAGLLMLSLAILITLAGSVIAWMITRLITRLLGGEPVYASHIAQLVAQGNLSVNVKLKANDRHSLLAMMRAMCDSLSHIVSQVRKSSESIAAGSQQIAIGSTDLSQRTEEQAASLQQTAASMEQISQAIRQNGDTVRQAVQLTTSASDTAAKGSEVVSHVILTMNDIAASSSKIGDIISVIDGIAFQTNILALNAAVEAARAGEQGRGFAVVAGEVRSLAQRSASAAKEIKELITASMDKVKSGSQLVDHAGITMGEIVTQARHVADLINEIGLTTQEQESGISQIHQAISQLDTVTQQNATLVEQSANAAGSLSAQASHLVELMHMFVIEVPQHSNTAQSALATSRSLHPALAGSGNEGWERF
- a CDS encoding methyl-accepting chemotaxis protein; translated protein: MKRISKMKLSTMLGSSFAIVILIGFLVAGFGRIQLWQLSGNINELAENRVPKLLMMQSYQSNIMVVSNAARDLVLSSDPAQMQIEKQRIDDAVAKSTALLKRFDELTVSPAARALLKKLEEARPDAITALKKVIEFGLANRDGEAIHVILNEFQPAQTKLLQAIDNIINYQKDSTNDLSVNSEQLANDSGNLMFMLTLMALVLGSVIAWLITRQVKGKLGGEPSEAVYIAQQIAQGNLAISIPLRKNDDSSLLAAIEVMRKHLCHIVDQVRQSSDSIATGTNEIASGTSDLSQRTEEQAASLQQTAASMEQISNAVNHNVEIVKHVTDLANNATATAQKGNEVFSGVVSMMNNISGSSQKIVDIIQLIDTIAFQTNILALNAGVEAARAGEEGKGFAVVASEVRSLAQHSANAAHDIKTLITTSVQQIEAGTELVSHAGITMSEILDQSRQVAELINEISLSTREQQLGISQINLAVAQLDQVTHQNAALVQESATATENLSHQATHLVDLIKIFVVEEVISRKRLEMANADDVTSAVNHRALIH
- a CDS encoding aminotransferase-like domain-containing protein, whose amino-acid sequence is MSTDGLLAQRMARLKSSAIRELLKHSKMDGVISLAGGIPSEALFDFQGLNEATQRAITEQPSSAFQYGLTEGSPVLRERIAELCALRGIKTHAEEIVVTAGSQQALDLVMRATANPQDIFVVERPTYLAALQTLELAEAQVMSVGSDEYGMVVDELAALLETTRIKGVYLVPNFGNPSGVTLSEARRRQLLELAVRHGFLIIEDDPYGELRFTETRQTTIYQLAQEAGHADRVVYTSSFSKILAPGLRLGWAILPDWLLHKVAIIKQAADLHASSLSQTIVEYYLGTGRLPAQIDKIREAYRQKGELLSELMASELGDVIEFNQPEGGMFLWARFRQPFDTTAWLQKTLEQGVVFVPGEFFFADHPDRSTLRLSFATATQEQMHEAVARLRRAL
- the livF gene encoding high-affinity branched-chain amino acid ABC transporter ATP-binding protein LivF encodes the protein MLSFNQVSAHYGKIQALHQVSLHINQGEIVTLIGANGAGKTTLLGTLCGEPRASAGSIVFDGKDITGWPTARIMREAIAIVPEGRRVFSRMTVEENLSMGGFFVKRELYQQRIARVYELFPRLFERRTQRAGTMSGGEQQMLAIGRALMSQPRLLLLDEPSLGLAPIIIQQIFDTIQRLRAEGMTIFLVEQNANQALRLADRGYVLENGHVVLEDTGAALLANEAVRSAYLGG
- the livG gene encoding high-affinity branched-chain amino acid ABC transporter ATP-binding protein LivG → MSTQPLLSVRGLMMRFGGLLAVNNVELDLHQGEIVSLIGPNGAGKTTVFNCLTGFYRPTGGTIVLRDRHLEGLPGQQIARMGVVRTFQHVRLFREMTVIENLLVAQHQHLKSGVFSGLLKTPSFRRAEADARQRAAIWLERVGLLELANRQAGNLAYGQQRRLEIVRCMVTRPELLMLDEPAAGLNPKETEELDELIVDLRSNHQVSVLLIEHDMKLVMGISDRIYVVNQGTPLANGTPADIRNNPDVIRAYLGEG
- a CDS encoding high-affinity branched-chain amino acid ABC transporter permease LivM is translated as MKPYVLINAVVSALILLVLAAFVMGMQLSLDGTRLVVHGAETVRWYWIGAACAVVFLFQLLRPLLQRGTRKIAGAGNLVLPSFDGSTPRQKLLALALIAAAIMWPFLVSRGTVDIATLTLIYVMLGLGLNVVVGLSGLLVLGYGGFYAIGAYTYALLSHYYGLGFWQCLPLAGLTAALSGFLLGFPVLRLRGDYLAIVTLGFGEIVRILLLNNTGFTGGPNGISQIPKPTLFGLEFNRASREGGWDTFHHFFGLTYDPSDRIIFLYMVALLLVLLTLFIINRLLRMPLGRAWEALREDEIACRSLGLSPTKIKLTAFTISAAFAGFAGTLFAARQGFVSPESFTFVESAFVLAIVVLGGMGSQFAVILAAVLLVVSRELMRDLNEYSMLLLGALMVLMMIWRPQGLLPMKRPQMKLQIEKKEGQA
- the livH gene encoding high-affinity branched-chain amino acid ABC transporter permease LivH, with the translated sequence MSEQFLYFLQQMFNGLTLGSTYALIAIGYTMVYGIIGMINFAHGEVYMIGSYVSFIVIAALMMMGIDTSWLLIGTAFIAAVVISSAYGWSIERVAYKPVRDSKRLIALISAIGMSIFLQNYVSLTQGSRDVALPSLIQGQWVLGESNGFAATITTMQLTIWVVTFLAMLALTLFIRYSRMGRACRACSEDLKMTSLLGISTDRVISLTFIIGATMAAVAGVLLGQFYGVINPYIGFMAGMKAFTAAVLGGIGSIPGAMIGGLVLGITEALTSAYLSTEYKDVVSFALLIVVLLVMPTGILGRPEVEKV
- a CDS encoding branched-chain amino acid ABC transporter substrate-binding protein, whose translation is MKLSKGKVLLMGCLVAAMSHVVNAADIKVAIVGAMSGPVAQYGDMEFTGARQAIADINAKGGVNGNKLVGVEYDDACDPKQAVAVANKVINDGIKYVIGHLCSSSTQPASDIYEDEGVIMITPAATAPDLTTRGYKLIMRTTGLDSDQGPTAAKYILEKVKPQRIAVVHDKQQYGEGLARAVQDNLKKANANIVLFEGVTAGDKDFSTLVARLKKENVDFVYFGGYYPEMGQILRQARAAGLTTKFMGPEGVGNSSLSNIAGAASEGMLVTLPKRYDQVPANQPIVDALKAKKLDPTGPFIWTTYAALQSLTTAMQRTGGAEPAKLVADLKAKSVDTVMGPLSWDEKGDLKGFEFGVFEWHADGTSSNAK
- the panM gene encoding aspartate 1-decarboxylase autocleavage activator PanM, which encodes MKLTVERITKISAQDRHDLSFIWPHQDFDILEKDLNDDHRLFAARFNGHLLAGVIVEIDSNSSCAELTDMQVRTSTRRHGVGKYLIEEVLRACPDVKEWWLDAADHALVSEDVMDKFMHSCGFYAVSGGWEYIVKTPQPDDGA